In Methylomonas sp. MK1, the following are encoded in one genomic region:
- a CDS encoding autoinducer binding domain-containing protein yields the protein MKAWQEIQLQALQTSDSEHQLFQTIVSLAAELGFDYCAYGLRLALPLSNPKIVKKSNYPTAWQAQYQTKNYCAIDPTVKHALRSPLPILWTDGLFASTAAFWEEARSFGLRYGWAQSMRDVPGATGMLSLARSDEPLSETELTAKAFKMAWLTQNAHIALSRSVLPKLLPEADTKLSNREVAVLRWTADGKTSGEIASIMKITERTVNFHISNAATKLNAANKTSAAVKAAMLGFL from the coding sequence ATGAAAGCTTGGCAAGAAATTCAACTTCAAGCGTTACAAACTAGCGATAGTGAACATCAGCTTTTTCAAACCATTGTTTCGTTGGCTGCGGAGTTGGGTTTTGACTACTGTGCCTACGGACTCAGGTTGGCGCTGCCGCTGAGCAATCCGAAGATCGTGAAAAAGAGTAATTATCCAACGGCTTGGCAAGCGCAATATCAGACAAAAAACTATTGTGCGATCGATCCCACCGTCAAACACGCTCTGCGTTCGCCTCTGCCTATCCTGTGGACGGACGGTTTGTTCGCTTCGACGGCGGCGTTTTGGGAGGAAGCGCGTTCGTTCGGATTGCGTTATGGTTGGGCGCAATCCATGCGGGATGTCCCTGGCGCAACCGGCATGCTCTCTTTAGCGCGATCCGATGAGCCGCTTAGCGAAACCGAGCTTACGGCCAAGGCTTTCAAAATGGCTTGGTTGACCCAAAATGCGCATATTGCCTTGTCGCGCAGCGTGTTACCCAAATTGCTGCCGGAAGCGGATACCAAATTATCGAACCGCGAGGTTGCAGTACTACGCTGGACTGCCGATGGCAAGACTTCCGGCGAAATAGCCAGCATCATGAAAATAACAGAGCGGACCGTTAATTTTCATATTAGCAATGCCGCGACGAAATTAAATGCGGCCAACAAAACCTCGGCAGCCGTCAAAGCGGCGATGCTCGGTTTTTTAT